Below is a genomic region from Desulfatiglans sp..
CCAAAGGTAAAATTTTAGCATGAATATCGCGAAATCAGTCAATATCTGCATTATCAGCCTGCTCATTGCATTCTGGGCTACCTGTGCATCAGGGCTGGATGTGCCCGCGCTCAAGGCCAGGGTGAATGATTATGGGAATATCCTTTCCCCTGCAACCGAGCAGCAGCTTGAGGCTGTGCTTGCAGAGCTGGAGAATACTGACTCGACACAGATAGTGGTACTGACCATTCCATCCCTTGAGGGTGACAGCTTGGAGGATTTTTCCATCAGGGTTGCTGAGAAGTGGCGGATTGGCCAGAAGAAGAGCGATAATGGCGCAATCCTCCTTATCTCAAAAAATGACAGAGCACTCAGGATAGAGGTGGGCTATGGACTTGAAGGCAAGCTCACGGACCTCATAAGCGGGAGAATAATACAGTATGTTATAGTCCCTCACTTCAAGAGGGGTGATTTTGATGCTGGTGTAATAAGCGGAGTCCAGGCCATGATCCAGACTGTCAGGGGGGAGTTTACCGCAGATAAAAGGCCATCAACGGG
It encodes:
- a CDS encoding TPM domain-containing protein; its protein translation is MNIAKSVNICIISLLIAFWATCASGLDVPALKARVNDYGNILSPATEQQLEAVLAELENTDSTQIVVLTIPSLEGDSLEDFSIRVAEKWRIGQKKSDNGAILLISKNDRALRIEVGYGLEGKLTDLISGRIIQYVIVPHFKRGDFDAGVISGVQAMIQTVRGEFTADKRPSTGSHKPAPGAGLFPVLVLLFLVNMFGRIKRPLGAVAGGIFFPIIAAILFGPGLLMLFMIPVGIIGGLLLSLFGGPLSFASVINSGRNKNNRWRSGGGFGGFGGGFGGGGGFGGFSGGGGGFGGGGASGRW